One genomic segment of Trichococcus shcherbakoviae includes these proteins:
- a CDS encoding phosphoribosylanthranilate isomerase produces the protein MVKVKICGLKRVADAEMLNELRPDFAGFIFAPSKRQISLEQALQIRAALIDAIPAVGVFVNEPIENIVAIVESRAIQIVQLHGDEDNTYIEELGKRITLPIIKAVAVKDAADVKKEYAADILLYDTYQSGVAGGTGKTFNWDLLKEATHPFFLAGGLHAGNLEAAIQKVQPYAVDISSGVETDGVKDFEKIKAVMEIIGRSIK, from the coding sequence ATGGTCAAGGTGAAAATCTGCGGCCTGAAGCGAGTAGCGGATGCCGAAATGCTGAACGAGCTGCGCCCGGATTTTGCAGGCTTCATTTTCGCTCCCAGCAAGCGCCAGATTTCGTTGGAGCAGGCGCTGCAAATCAGGGCAGCCTTGATTGATGCCATTCCGGCAGTCGGCGTCTTCGTCAACGAACCGATCGAAAACATCGTCGCAATCGTTGAGAGCCGGGCAATCCAGATCGTGCAGCTCCACGGCGATGAGGATAACACTTATATAGAAGAGTTGGGCAAGCGGATCACGCTTCCGATCATCAAAGCGGTCGCGGTCAAGGACGCCGCCGATGTCAAGAAGGAATACGCTGCCGATATCCTCCTCTATGACACGTACCAAAGCGGTGTGGCCGGCGGAACGGGAAAGACATTCAACTGGGATTTGCTGAAAGAAGCGACGCACCCATTCTTCCTGGCGGGCGGCCTGCATGCAGGCAACCTCGAAGCAGCCATCCAAAAAGTTCAACCATACGCAGTGGACATCTCGAGCGGCGTCGAAACGGACGGCGTGAAGGATTTTGAAAAAATCAAAGCAGTAATGGAAATCATTGGGAGGTCAATAAAATGA
- a CDS encoding DNA-deoxyinosine glycosylase, whose product MFRLKQSDKLYSMAPVIDSQAHVLILGSMPGAKSLEAQHYYGNPRNHFWEIIFSILGEDDPVTYEDRLSLLKKHHVALWDVIHSCYREGSLDSAIKEEYPNDLNSLLRDHPQIRAIAFNGGKAYRSYKKHFGLAEDSGLVYLPLPSTSPMRGKHVKSLPEKLEAWSVLEEYL is encoded by the coding sequence GTGTTCCGACTGAAACAATCCGACAAACTTTACTCGATGGCACCCGTCATCGATTCCCAAGCCCATGTCCTGATTCTGGGATCGATGCCCGGCGCAAAGTCGCTGGAAGCACAGCACTACTACGGGAATCCGAGGAACCATTTCTGGGAAATCATTTTCTCCATACTCGGGGAAGATGATCCGGTGACCTACGAAGACCGCCTATCGCTGCTGAAAAAGCATCACGTCGCCCTCTGGGATGTCATCCACTCCTGTTACCGTGAGGGCAGCCTCGATTCGGCCATCAAAGAGGAATATCCTAACGATCTGAACAGCCTTCTGCGCGATCATCCCCAGATCAGGGCCATCGCCTTCAATGGCGGAAAAGCTTACCGTAGCTACAAAAAGCACTTCGGTCTGGCTGAGGACTCCGGCTTGGTCTACCTGCCGCTCCCCTCGACCAGCCCCATGCGCGGCAAACATGTCAAATCGTTGCCGGAAAAACTGGAAGCTTGGTCGGTGTTGGAGGAGTATCTTTGA
- the trpC gene encoding indole-3-glycerol phosphate synthase TrpC codes for MILDEIIAATKIRVEKAKQAIPLEEMKQAALAMPINQDFPFEQALTGEGIRFICECKKASPSKGVIVEDFPYLEIAKAYEEAGASAISVLTEPDFFQGENRFLTEIKQAVSLPVIRKDFIIDAYQIYEAKVIGADAVLLIATILNEEELDAFQRLARELGLSALVEAHTEEELLKALRTNPKIVGVNNRDLKTFKVDIQQSIRLRALVPDDILFVAESGISQRQQVIELEEGNVDAILIGETMMVSPDKKGMLDRLRGIG; via the coding sequence ATGATATTGGACGAGATCATAGCAGCGACAAAAATACGCGTGGAAAAAGCCAAACAGGCAATCCCATTGGAAGAAATGAAGCAAGCCGCCTTGGCGATGCCGATCAATCAGGATTTCCCATTCGAGCAGGCGCTGACCGGTGAAGGGATCCGTTTCATCTGCGAATGCAAGAAGGCATCCCCTTCGAAAGGCGTGATTGTGGAGGATTTCCCATACCTCGAAATCGCCAAGGCCTACGAAGAAGCGGGAGCATCCGCAATCTCGGTATTGACAGAGCCCGATTTTTTCCAAGGCGAAAACCGCTTCCTGACGGAAATAAAACAGGCAGTATCGCTTCCGGTCATCCGGAAAGATTTCATCATCGATGCCTACCAAATCTATGAGGCGAAGGTCATCGGCGCGGATGCCGTACTGTTGATCGCGACCATCCTGAACGAGGAAGAGTTGGATGCTTTCCAACGCTTGGCCCGCGAACTGGGGCTTTCAGCCCTGGTGGAGGCCCACACCGAAGAAGAACTCCTGAAAGCGTTGCGGACGAATCCGAAGATCGTCGGCGTCAACAACAGAGACTTGAAGACTTTCAAAGTGGACATCCAGCAATCCATCAGGCTGCGTGCACTGGTGCCTGATGATATCCTTTTCGTGGCCGAAAGCGGCATTTCGCAAAGACAGCAAGTCATCGAATTGGAAGAGGGCAACGTCGATGCCATCCTGATCGGCGAAACGATGATGGTTTCTCCAGACAAAAAAGGCATGCTCGATCGCCTGCGGGGAATCGGCTGA
- the trpD gene encoding anthranilate phosphoribosyltransferase, whose translation MLEIKETKQTEEILPQDSMKAAIDKLVKKEELSPQLTKTIMHQIMSGQASPVQIASYLTAMRMKGETAGEISASAEVMRDFSNKVRTKKTALDIVGTGGDQSFTFNISTVSSFVIAAAGIPVAKHGNRSSSSKCGSADVLEELGVNIEASAQHSEAMLEEIGMCFMYAQKYHPSMKHAAPVRKEMGVRTIFNVLGPLANPANANMQLLGVYDVALVDTMAEVLNQLQMERALVFGGNDGLDEITLTTTSEVAELRDGKVTHFKFDPKDYGFEYCTNEDLVGGEPAENAAIALAILSGEKGPKRDTVLLNAGMAIYLANDDYTIADGIKCAAELIDSGAALGKLKQFITASQEATK comes from the coding sequence ATGCTAGAGATAAAAGAGACGAAACAGACCGAAGAAATTCTCCCGCAAGACAGCATGAAAGCCGCTATCGATAAACTAGTGAAAAAAGAAGAGCTTTCTCCGCAATTGACGAAGACCATCATGCACCAAATCATGAGCGGTCAAGCCAGTCCGGTCCAGATTGCATCTTACCTGACTGCTATGCGGATGAAAGGCGAGACGGCCGGAGAAATCAGTGCTTCCGCTGAAGTGATGCGGGATTTTTCCAATAAAGTACGAACCAAGAAGACGGCATTGGACATCGTCGGAACCGGCGGCGATCAATCCTTCACTTTCAATATCTCAACCGTCTCATCCTTTGTCATCGCAGCCGCAGGGATCCCGGTGGCGAAACACGGCAACCGCAGCTCCTCAAGCAAATGCGGCAGCGCGGATGTGCTGGAAGAATTAGGCGTGAACATCGAAGCCAGTGCGCAACACAGCGAAGCGATGCTGGAAGAAATCGGGATGTGCTTCATGTACGCCCAAAAATACCATCCATCGATGAAGCATGCGGCACCCGTCAGGAAAGAAATGGGCGTCCGGACGATCTTCAACGTCCTGGGGCCATTGGCGAACCCGGCCAATGCGAACATGCAATTACTCGGTGTATACGATGTCGCGCTAGTGGATACGATGGCTGAGGTACTGAACCAATTGCAGATGGAACGGGCATTGGTATTCGGCGGAAATGACGGTCTGGATGAAATCACTTTGACCACAACATCGGAAGTCGCGGAGCTTCGTGACGGCAAAGTCACCCACTTCAAGTTCGATCCGAAAGATTACGGTTTCGAGTACTGCACTAACGAAGATCTGGTGGGCGGAGAACCGGCTGAGAATGCCGCAATCGCCTTGGCTATCTTGAGCGGCGAAAAGGGACCGAAGCGCGATACCGTACTTTTGAACGCCGGTATGGCCATTTATCTGGCCAACGACGATTATACGATCGCTGACGGCATCAAATGTGCTGCCGAACTCATTGACAGCGGAGCGGCACTGGGGAAATTAAAGCAATTTATCACTGCATCACAGGAGGCGACAAAATGA
- the trpB gene encoding tryptophan synthase subunit beta translates to MKSYFGAHGGQFIPETLMNACLELSEAFFRFSEDPEFKKELNDLLDNYAGRPSRLYFAEKMTKNLGGAKVYLKREDLNHTGSHKINNALGQVLLAKKMGKKRIIAETGAGQHGVATATAAALLDMECVVYMGEEDTQRQALNVFRMELLGTKVIPVTSGTATLKDAVNEAMKDWASTFEESHYCIGSVMGPHPFPTMVRDFQKIIGEETKAQMAEAEGRLPDVVMACVGGGSNAIGTFYDFIGDESVRLIGCEAAGRGIHTQDTAATIATGTPGIFHGMKSYFCQDEYGQIAPVYSISAGLDYPGIGPEHADLYDRGRAEYVSVTDDEAVAAFEYLARMEGIIPAIESSHAIAHAMDLAPTLDPEKIIVICLSGRGDKDVAAIARYKGVDIHE, encoded by the coding sequence ATGAAAAGTTATTTTGGTGCACACGGGGGACAGTTCATTCCCGAAACGTTGATGAACGCTTGCTTAGAATTGTCGGAAGCTTTTTTCCGATTCAGTGAGGATCCGGAATTCAAAAAAGAATTGAACGATCTGTTGGACAACTACGCAGGCAGGCCATCCCGCCTCTATTTCGCGGAAAAGATGACGAAGAACCTCGGCGGGGCGAAAGTCTACCTGAAACGCGAAGACCTTAACCACACGGGCTCGCATAAGATCAACAATGCGCTCGGCCAAGTGTTGCTGGCCAAAAAGATGGGCAAGAAACGGATCATCGCCGAGACAGGCGCCGGCCAACATGGCGTGGCAACGGCCACAGCAGCTGCGCTTTTGGATATGGAGTGCGTCGTTTACATGGGCGAAGAGGATACCCAACGCCAAGCTTTGAATGTGTTCCGGATGGAATTGTTGGGCACGAAAGTGATTCCCGTGACGAGCGGGACCGCCACCCTCAAGGACGCGGTCAACGAAGCGATGAAGGATTGGGCTTCCACGTTTGAAGAGTCGCATTACTGCATCGGCTCGGTCATGGGGCCGCATCCATTCCCGACAATGGTCCGCGATTTCCAGAAGATCATCGGGGAAGAGACCAAAGCCCAGATGGCCGAGGCGGAAGGCAGGCTACCGGATGTCGTGATGGCTTGCGTCGGCGGCGGTTCGAATGCGATCGGGACTTTCTACGACTTCATCGGCGACGAAAGCGTGCGGCTGATCGGCTGCGAAGCTGCCGGCAGAGGCATCCACACGCAAGATACGGCTGCGACAATCGCAACCGGTACGCCGGGCATTTTCCACGGCATGAAATCGTATTTCTGCCAGGATGAATACGGCCAGATCGCTCCCGTTTACTCGATATCTGCAGGTTTGGACTACCCGGGCATCGGGCCCGAGCATGCGGATCTCTATGACCGCGGCCGCGCTGAGTACGTTTCGGTGACCGATGACGAGGCTGTCGCTGCCTTTGAATACCTGGCGCGGATGGAAGGGATCATCCCGGCAATCGAAAGTTCGCATGCGATCGCGCACGCCATGGATTTGGCGCCGACGTTGGATCCGGAAAAAATCATCGTCATCTGTTTGTCGGGCCGTGGCGACAAGGACGTCGCAGCAATCGCAAGATACAAGGGAGTGGACATCCATGAATAA